In Coriobacteriia bacterium, the genomic window CGCGAGCGGCGATAACGCCAGACGCCGTGCGACGAGCCCAAGCGTCGATCGCCTCGAGCTGCTCGACGCTTTCGAGTTCCTGCCGCTCGTGGGTCGAGAGCACGGACTCCACCGTCGCCTCGATGCCGAGGAACCCGAGTCCACCGGCGAGAAATGCGGCGACAGCGACCTCGTTGGCCGCGTTGAGTGCGCAAGGCAGCGTACCGCCAGCCCGACCAGCATCCAGGGCCAGACGCAGGCAGCCAAACGTATCGATGTCGGGCTCGGCGAAGTCGAGACGGCCGATCTTGGCGAAGTCGACCGGCGGTAGCGGTGCTTCCCACCTGCGCGGATACGAGAACGCGAACTGGATAGGAATCCGCATGTCGGTGGCGCCGAGATGCGCCTTGACGCTGCCGTCAGCGAACTCGACCATCGAGTGAACGCACGACTGCGGATGCACGAGGATGCGCACCTGGTCGATGGTTACGCCGAAGAGGTGGTGTGCCTCGATGACCTCGAGCCCTTTGTTCATGAGGGTCGAGGAGTCGATGGTGATCTTGGGCCCCATCGCCCATGTGGGGTGCGCTAGGGCCTGTTCGGCAGTGACGGTAGCGAGCTGTTCGCGCGACCAGCCGCGGAACGGCCCGCCTGACGCTGTAAGCCAGATGCGCATCGCGTCGCGAGCGTCCTCCCCCAGGTAACACTGGAAGATGGCCGAGTGCTCCGAGTCGACCGGCAGTAGCTTGCCCGGCTGGACGAGCCGCGTCACGAGGTCGCCGCCGACCACCAGCGACTCCTTGTTGGCCAGAGCGAGCGTCTTGCCCGCGGTGAGCGCGGCGATCGTGGCGCGAAGGCCGGCCGATCCGACGAGGGCGTTCAGGACGATGTCGACGTCTGGCTGCTCGGCGAGTTCGACGACTGCTGCCGCGCCGCTGGTGACGACGGCGTCGTCGGCGACCAGCGTGCGAAGTGCGGCGGCGGCGTCCTCGCTCGCGATGGCGACGTTCTTGACGCCGAAGGCAGCGGCCTGCTCGGCGAGGAGCGCCGCGCTGGAGTTCGCCGCCAGAGAGACGATCTCGATGCGGTCGGGGTGCGCGGCAGCAACCTGCAGTGTCTGGCGGCCGATCGAACCGGTCGAGCCGAGCACTGCGACGCGAATGCGGTCGCTCACTTGACGCCCCCCCAGTGAAGAATCCAGTAAGCGAGCAGGCCGACGAGGATCAGCGAGTCCAGCCGGTCGAGGAAGCCGCCGTGTCCCGGCAGGGCCTTCCCCGAGTCCTTGACACCTGCCTCACGCTTCATGCGCGACTCGAACAGGTCGCCGATGACCACGGACGCGCCCACAACGATTCCGGTCGCGATGGCGAGCGGAAGCGATACACCAACGTTGGGGAAGAACAGCGCGAGTCCGACCCACACCACCAACGTGCCGAGCGCTCCGGCGATGAAGCCTTCCCACGACTTCTTGGGCGAGATTCTCGGCATCATCTTGTGGCGGCCCAAGGTCGAGCCGATCAGGTACGCCAGGGAGTCGTTAGCCCAAACGCCGAGCACGACGGCCAAGGCCAGATCGCGGCCGAATGTGAAGTCGCGAACGATGAGGACGAGGTAGGCCAGCAAGAAGCCCGTGTAGACCGCACCGAAGACGGTGGTAGCGGTGTCGGTGGTTCGCACGCGGACGAACACCACGTGCCACACGAGCGACGCCGCGATAAGCGCGGTCACGACCGCGGAAAGGCCGCTCAGGCCCCACACCGATGCAAAGATGGGCATGAGCACCGCGGCTGCCACGCCGAAGGTCTCGTTGGGTAGTCGGGACTCGCGGCGCTCCAGAGCGTAGAACTCGGTGGCGGAGAACCCGGCAAAGACGCTCATCACCATGGCAAGCAGCAGCGGTCCGTAGCCGCTCAGCCCCGGGATCTCGTTGAACCAGATCGCCAATAGCACGACTAGCGCGTAGACGGCGGCGGTAGCCACGCGAACGGCGAGGCGCGCCGGCTTGATGCCCGCAGGCTGCTTGTACTTCGCATCGACCATCTAGCGTCCCCCGAAGCGGCGATCGCGCTTCTCGAAGTCGATGACGGCGCGCAACAGATCGGTGCGGTCGAAGTCGGGCCATAGGGTCGACGTGACCCACAGTTCGCTGTACGCGATCTGCCACAGCAGGAAGTTGCTGACGCGCATCTCGCCGCTCGTGCGAATGAGTAGATCGGGGTCGGGTATCTCGGCGGTGTAGAGGTGGCGCGCAATCGCGTCCTCGTCGATGCTCTCGGGATCGAGCGTACCCGCCGCCACCTCACGTCCCAGTTCGCGTGCGGCCTGGGCGATCTCGACTCGGCCGCCGTAGTTCAAGGCCACGACCAGGGTCAGACCCTCGTTGTGGGCGGTCTTTGCCACAACACG contains:
- the dxr gene encoding 1-deoxy-D-xylulose-5-phosphate reductoisomerase gives rise to the protein MSDRIRVAVLGSTGSIGRQTLQVAAAHPDRIEIVSLAANSSAALLAEQAAAFGVKNVAIASEDAAAALRTLVADDAVVTSGAAAVVELAEQPDVDIVLNALVGSAGLRATIAALTAGKTLALANKESLVVGGDLVTRLVQPGKLLPVDSEHSAIFQCYLGEDARDAMRIWLTASGGPFRGWSREQLATVTAEQALAHPTWAMGPKITIDSSTLMNKGLEVIEAHHLFGVTIDQVRILVHPQSCVHSMVEFADGSVKAHLGATDMRIPIQFAFSYPRRWEAPLPPVDFAKIGRLDFAEPDIDTFGCLRLALDAGRAGGTLPCALNAANEVAVAAFLAGGLGFLGIEATVESVLSTHERQELESVEQLEAIDAWARRTASGVIAARG
- a CDS encoding phosphatidate cytidylyltransferase, with protein sequence MVDAKYKQPAGIKPARLAVRVATAAVYALVVLLAIWFNEIPGLSGYGPLLLAMVMSVFAGFSATEFYALERRESRLPNETFGVAAAVLMPIFASVWGLSGLSAVVTALIAASLVWHVVFVRVRTTDTATTVFGAVYTGFLLAYLVLIVRDFTFGRDLALAVVLGVWANDSLAYLIGSTLGRHKMMPRISPKKSWEGFIAGALGTLVVWVGLALFFPNVGVSLPLAIATGIVVGASVVIGDLFESRMKREAGVKDSGKALPGHGGFLDRLDSLILVGLLAYWILHWGGVK